A single region of the Vicia villosa cultivar HV-30 ecotype Madison, WI linkage group LG4, Vvil1.0, whole genome shotgun sequence genome encodes:
- the LOC131596434 gene encoding endo-1,4-beta-xylanase 1-like: MKRFFTCCVSNFHSKPKLKKSQSQIMAGNISNPSGSNADNILLNHDFSDGLNSWHPNSCKGYVISAKACDQAGISMESDRNYAVITDRKECWQGLEQNITDKILVGSTYTISAFVGVSGPGLSQESADVKATLKLEYQGSDTQYLFIGSTSVIKGSWEKLEGTFSLSTKPDRIIFYLEGPAPGVDLLIRSVEINCSSPNNNTLSTVGCVSTGDENIIINPQFEDGLNNWSGRGCKIVLNDSMADGRIVPKSGKLFARATERTQAWNGIQQEITGRVQRKLAYEITALVRIYGNNVTSADVRATLWVQTPDYREQYIGIANVQATDTDWVTLQGKFLLNGSPSKVVLYLEGPPSGTDILVNSLVVKHAAKTPPSIPPNAKNVIFGLNIIENSNLSDDTKGWFPLGSCTLNVKTGSPHIVPPMARDSLGPHELLSGRYIHVTNRTQTWNGPAQVITDKVKLFLTYQVSAWVRIGSGSSGPQNVNVALGADDQWINGGQTEVSDKQWHEIGGSFRIEKQPSKLMVYIQGPASGVDLMVAGLQIFAVDRRARFRYLKMQTDKIRKRDVVLKFSGLDASSYVNTTVQVRQTRNDFPIGTCISRSNIDNEDFVNFLVKHFNWAVFANELKWYWTEAQQGNLNYKDADDLLSLCEKYKIETRGHCIFWEVEQTVQPWIKSLNNNDLMTAVQNRLTSLLTRYKGKFSHYDVNNEMLHGSFYQDRLGKDIRANMFKTANQLDSSATLFVNDYHIEDGCDTKSCPNKYTQHILDLQDQGAPVGGIGIQGHIDNPVGPIVCSSLDKLGILGLPIWFTELDVSSANEYVRGDDLEVMLREALAHPAVEGIMLWGFWELFMSRDNAHLVNAEGDINEAGKRFLALKQEWLSHSHGHVDELGQFNFRGFYGTYNVDIVTPSKKISKTFVLDKGDNPMMVSIDL, translated from the exons ATGAAGAGGTTCTTTACATGTTGTGTATCAAATTTTCACTCTAAACCGAAGCTTAAGAAATCTCAGTCTCAG ATAATGGCAGGAAACATTTCTAACCCAAGTGGGAGCAATGCTGATAATATTTTGCTGAATCATGACTTCTCTGATGGGCTCAACTCTTGGCATCCCAATTCTTGCAAAGGCTATGTAATTTCAGCCAAAGCATGCGATCAAGCTGGAATTTCGATGGAGTCAGATCGTAATTATGCTGTTATCACTGACCGGAAGGAATGCTGGCAGGGTCTTGAGCAAAATATCACCGACAAAATTTTGGTTGGTTCCACTTACACAATTTCGGCTTTTGTTGGAGTGTCTGGCCCTGGCCTTTCTCAGGAATCTGCTGATGTAAAAGCTACACTGAAACTAGAATATCAAGGTTCAGATACACAATATTTGTTCATTGGAAG TACTTCTGTTATAAAGGGTAGCTGGGAAAAGTTGGAAGGAACGTTTTCACTGTCTACTAAGCCCGACCGGATTATATTTTATTTGGAAGGACCTGCTCCTGGAGTTGACTTGCTTATAAGATCAGTAGAGATCAATTGCTCCAGTCCAAATAACAAT ACCTTAAGCACAGTAGGATGTGTTTCTACTGGAGATGAAAACATCATAATAAATCCTCAATTTGAGGATGGCCTGAATAATTGGTCTGGAAGAGGCTGCAAGATTGTGTTGAATGATTCCATGGCAGATGGTAGAATTGTTCCAAAGTCTGGGAAATTGTTTGCACGCGCAACAGAACGAACACAAGCCTGGAACGGAATTCAGCAGGAGATAACTGGACGCGTGCAGCGCAAATTGGCCTATGAAATCACTGCTTTGGTTCGGATATATGGCAACAATGTCACTAGTGCCGATGTTCGAGCTACTTTGTGGGTTCAAACACCAGATTACCGAGAACAGTATATAGGCATTGCAAA TGTACAGGCAACAGATACAGATTGGGTGACACTGCAGGGAAAATTTCTTCTAAATGGTTCTCCATCAAAAGTGGTCCTTTATTTAGAGGGCCCTCCTTCTGGCACTGACATTCTTGTTAATAGTTTGGTTGTAAAGCATGCTGCTAAAACACCTCCTTCTATACCACCAAATGCAAAG AATGTTATTTTCGGGCTTAATATAATTGAGAACAGCAATCTATCTGATGACACCAAAGGTTGGTTTCCCCTTGGTAGCTGCACTTTAAATGTTAAAACCGGTTCTCCTCATATAGTTCCACCAATGGCAAGAGATTCTCTTGGACCTCACGAACTCCTAAGTGGTCGCTACATACATGTAACGAATAGAACACAAACTTGGAATGGTCCTGCTCAGGTTATCACTGACAAAGTGAAGCTTTTTTTGACTTACCAAGTATCTGCTTGGGTCCGGATTGGTTCTGGTTCAAGTGGGCCGCAGAATGTGAATGTTGCCCTTGGTGCTGACGACCAGTGGATCAATGGAGGACAGACCGAGGTTTCGGATAAGCAGTGGCATGAAATTGGTGGATCCTTTAGAATTGAAAAGCAACCATCAAAGCTTATGGTTTATATCCAAGGTCCTGCTTCTGGTGTAGATTTAATGGTTGCTGGACTTCAAATTTTCGCCGTTGATCGACGTGCAAGGTTTAGATATTTAAAGATGCAGACAGACAAG ATCCGGAAGCGTGATGTGGTCCTAAAATTCTCTGGGCTAGATGCTAGCAGTTACGTTAACACGACGGTGCAAGTTAGGCAAACACGAAATGATTTCCCGATTGGAACATGTATTAGCCGATCAAACATAGACAATGAAGATTTTGTCAACTTCCTTGTGAAACACTTCAACTGGGCTGTGTTTGCGAATGAGTTGAAGTGGTATTGGACTGAGGCACAACAAGGGAATTTAAATTACAAAGACGCTGATGATCTTTTAAGCTTGTGTGAAAAGTACAAGATAGAAACTCGTGGACACTGCATCTTCTGGGAAGTGGAACAAACCGTTCAACCATGGATTAAGTCACTGAATAATAATGATTTGATGACGGCAGTTCAAAACCGTTTAACCAGTCTTTTAACTCGTTACAAGGGTAAGTTCAGCCACTACGATGTTAACAATGAAATGCTGCATGGTTCATTTTACCAAGATAGATTAGGCAAAGATATAAGGGCAAACATGTTCAAAACTGCAAACCAACTCGATTCATCAGCTACATTGTTTGTGAATGATTATCATATTGAAGACGGATGCGACACAAAATCGTGTCCAAATAAATACACTCAACACATTCTTGATTTGCAAGACCAAGGTGCGCCAGTTGGCGGAATTGGAATTCAAGGTCATATTGATAACCCAGTTGGGCCTATTGTTTGCTCTTCGCTTGATAAATTAGGTATTCTTGGATTACCGATATGGTTTACTGAACTTGACGTGTCTTCTGCGAATGAATATGTGAGAGGTGATGATCTTGAAGTTATGCTACGAGAAGCTTTGGCTCACCCTGCTGTTGAAGGGATAATGTTGTGGGGATTCTGGGAGTTGTTTATGAGTAGAGATAATGCACATTTGGTTAATGCAGAAGGTGATATTAATGAAGCTGGTAAAAGGTTTCTAGCTTTGAAACAAGAGTGGCTATCTCATAGTCATGGTCATGTTGATGAGCTAGGTCAATTCAACTTTAGAGGGTTTTATGGAACATATAATGTGGATATTGTGACACCATCAAAGAAAATTTCTAAGACATTTGTGCTTGATAAAGGTGACAACCCAATGATGGTATCCATTGATTTATAA